In Flavobacterium endoglycinae, one DNA window encodes the following:
- a CDS encoding hybrid sensor histidine kinase/response regulator transcription factor has protein sequence MKNIYSIFLCLFSFTNCLFSQGKFDSYQFRSIQETTSKRAISTIIQDHKGFIWIGTNGAGLYRYDGVNYFGYKYDKKPGSVNSNFIYTTFIDSKNNLWIGTDEGLCLYNRDLDNFTKINIEDVITKGYNEPITVKTIIEDHNGDLYLGAYGFGIFKLNTKTLKVSLVQSKVLDKPNFLIKSSVKNKQGIIYLGTSYGLLEIDLNGKVKQVYKDKFKREPLLDDIENLVIDKFGYIWLGTTENGLIKIKPETDNYQFERYTVTKNKILSILQSSLGYIVCGTENDGLLVVNYKGQILKKYLHSKYNSFSLKSNSVWSLYEDKEKRLWLGYFNKGLGVFDKPNNKFNSLESLVNNENSLQTSYVTSIIKDKKGNLLISNEGGGLDIYSLANKSYIHVNKTNQNYYSGLDAVDIQTIFIDSKQNIWIGSWDRGIYFLKNGTSRFINYNTANTTGLKSNRIFSFSEDSKGRIWIGTFIKGLHYFDNKTGTFIHCDTKPFTDHDLNNSFIRKVFVDSDNVLWVGTILGLYQVNLKEETSFKVTKMRDAMFSSISKHNSIQSILSIYESNDKTVWIGTDGQGLFSYNKKNQKFSNYDDFPGFKEKSVRAIISDNSGSLWISGGLGLTKLDFKSKKSTNFNKDDGLIDNDFNNNAVFKDGNGELYFGGYEGVNYFNPSEIKKTEKAPRLYFSDFKLFNRSVKPNEDASPLTKVISQTKEITLNYTQSVFTIEYVGINYNYSKKNQYAYYLEGFEKDWNYAGNNRTATYTNLAPGDYTFKVKAANADGTWGSEQLELKIKILPPWWKTIWAYLIYSSILIFLIVYLNKIYQNRFKAKQAVLFEKEKTIQLEKLNNKKLQFFTNISHEFRTPLTLIINPLEDILKSKKISPEIYNKLKIVHKSSDRLSRLINELMDFNKLEFNKISLQAKKIEVIAFTEAVIGYFYEEAAARKIAVNFESSLEYLEDWLDPKMLEKILFNIISNAFKFTPDNGTITISIETTDSDHDLVIHGEKVPSFSITIADTGSGIRKKDLNKIFDRFYQVNNVNKAYYGSTGIGLEVVKEFIELHKGKIEVESELGEGTKFKVLFPLGNSFYKKNEIIDEVFNIEKNKNQFLSDIPDNQTQEEDFAEETTDSPAEDTAKSYTVLIVEDNPELRNYLKQELSKSYKVITAENGKKGYELAVQKLPDLIITDVIMPVMDGLQMCKSIKGDLKTSHIPLLMLSAKAMVKDRLEGIDSGADMYLSKPFELDILKSSLAQLITSRQLMFKKFYSGITKQGKEKTTTLDNDFIQKILHFINENISEPELTVELLSSKIYLSRSQLYRKIKTLTGVSVNEFIRNVRLEKAKQLIEQGNNNINEISYKVGFTSPSYFAKCYKIKYGHLPTQEKRTKE, from the coding sequence ATGAAAAATATTTACTCTATTTTTTTATGCCTCTTTAGCTTTACAAACTGTCTGTTTTCACAAGGCAAATTTGACAGCTATCAATTTAGAAGCATACAAGAAACAACTTCAAAAAGAGCTATTTCCACGATCATTCAGGATCATAAAGGCTTTATCTGGATAGGTACAAACGGTGCTGGTTTGTATCGTTATGATGGCGTAAATTATTTCGGATATAAGTACGATAAAAAACCAGGATCTGTAAACAGTAATTTTATTTATACCACTTTTATCGATTCCAAAAACAATCTCTGGATTGGTACTGACGAGGGTTTATGTTTGTACAATAGAGATTTGGATAATTTTACCAAAATCAATATTGAAGACGTCATTACAAAAGGATACAACGAGCCAATTACGGTAAAAACGATTATCGAAGACCATAACGGCGATTTGTATTTAGGCGCTTATGGTTTCGGAATATTTAAATTGAACACTAAGACCTTAAAAGTTTCTTTGGTACAATCAAAAGTTCTTGACAAACCTAATTTTCTAATTAAATCTTCGGTAAAAAATAAACAGGGAATTATTTATTTAGGAACCAGTTATGGTCTTTTGGAAATTGATTTAAACGGAAAAGTCAAACAAGTTTATAAAGACAAATTTAAAAGAGAACCTCTGCTCGATGATATAGAAAATCTGGTGATCGATAAATTTGGATATATATGGCTTGGAACTACAGAAAACGGTCTGATAAAAATTAAACCTGAAACCGATAATTATCAGTTCGAAAGATATACCGTTACTAAAAATAAAATCTTATCTATACTGCAAAGCAGTCTTGGTTATATAGTGTGCGGTACTGAAAACGATGGATTACTGGTAGTAAATTACAAAGGACAGATTCTTAAAAAATACCTGCACAGCAAATACAATAGTTTCAGTTTAAAATCCAATTCTGTATGGTCGTTATATGAAGACAAAGAAAAACGGCTTTGGCTGGGATATTTCAATAAAGGTTTAGGCGTTTTTGATAAACCTAATAACAAATTCAATTCGCTCGAATCTCTTGTCAACAATGAAAACTCGCTGCAAACCAGCTACGTAACCTCAATTATAAAAGATAAAAAAGGAAATTTATTAATCAGCAATGAAGGCGGCGGACTTGATATTTACAGCCTTGCCAATAAAAGCTACATCCATGTAAACAAAACAAATCAAAATTATTATTCTGGTTTGGATGCTGTTGATATTCAGACCATATTTATAGACAGCAAGCAAAATATTTGGATTGGAAGCTGGGATCGCGGCATTTACTTTTTGAAAAATGGAACTTCTCGATTCATCAATTACAATACAGCCAACACAACAGGTTTAAAATCAAACCGAATTTTCAGTTTCTCAGAAGATTCAAAAGGCCGAATCTGGATTGGAACTTTCATCAAAGGACTTCATTATTTTGACAATAAAACAGGCACATTTATTCATTGTGATACTAAACCATTTACAGATCATGATTTGAATAATTCTTTTATTCGCAAAGTTTTTGTAGACTCCGATAATGTATTATGGGTGGGAACAATTTTAGGATTGTATCAGGTAAATTTAAAAGAAGAAACGAGTTTTAAAGTTACAAAAATGCGCGATGCGATGTTCAGCAGCATCTCTAAGCACAATAGCATCCAGAGTATTTTATCTATTTACGAATCTAACGATAAAACTGTATGGATAGGAACTGACGGTCAGGGATTGTTCAGTTACAATAAAAAGAACCAGAAATTTTCCAATTATGACGATTTCCCAGGTTTTAAAGAAAAGTCGGTTCGCGCCATTATTTCAGACAATAGCGGTTCTTTATGGATCAGCGGCGGATTAGGTTTAACAAAACTAGATTTTAAAAGTAAAAAAAGCACCAATTTTAATAAAGATGACGGTCTTATTGATAATGATTTTAATAATAATGCGGTTTTTAAAGATGGAAATGGAGAACTTTATTTTGGCGGTTACGAAGGAGTAAATTATTTTAATCCCAGCGAGATCAAAAAAACAGAAAAAGCTCCTCGTCTGTATTTTAGTGACTTTAAATTATTCAATCGTTCTGTAAAACCAAATGAAGATGCTTCGCCTCTAACCAAAGTAATTTCGCAGACGAAAGAAATTACACTTAACTACACACAATCTGTTTTTACGATTGAATATGTGGGAATTAACTATAACTATTCCAAAAAAAATCAATACGCCTATTATCTCGAAGGTTTTGAAAAAGACTGGAACTATGCTGGCAATAATAGAACCGCAACCTATACCAATCTGGCGCCGGGTGATTATACTTTCAAAGTCAAAGCAGCCAATGCAGATGGCACTTGGGGCAGCGAACAGTTAGAATTAAAAATAAAAATACTCCCTCCGTGGTGGAAAACCATTTGGGCTTATTTAATCTATTCTTCTATTTTAATTTTCTTGATTGTATACCTAAACAAAATCTATCAAAATCGTTTTAAAGCCAAACAAGCAGTTCTTTTCGAAAAAGAAAAAACAATCCAGCTTGAGAAATTAAACAATAAAAAACTACAGTTTTTCACCAACATCTCACATGAATTCAGAACACCTTTAACATTGATTATAAATCCTTTAGAAGATATTTTAAAAAGTAAAAAAATATCTCCTGAAATATACAACAAACTAAAAATTGTACACAAAAGCTCTGACAGACTTTCAAGACTTATCAATGAGCTTATGGATTTTAATAAATTAGAATTCAATAAAATTTCGCTTCAAGCCAAGAAAATTGAAGTCATCGCCTTTACAGAAGCCGTTATAGGTTATTTTTATGAAGAAGCGGCGGCCCGAAAAATTGCCGTAAACTTTGAGTCTTCATTAGAATATCTAGAAGACTGGCTCGATCCTAAAATGCTCGAGAAAATACTTTTTAATATTATTTCAAATGCCTTCAAATTTACACCGGATAATGGCACGATAACTATCTCTATTGAAACCACAGACAGTGATCATGATTTGGTCATTCACGGAGAAAAAGTACCTTCATTTTCAATAACAATCGCAGATACCGGATCTGGAATCCGCAAAAAGGATCTCAATAAAATTTTTGACAGATTCTATCAGGTCAACAATGTAAATAAAGCCTATTACGGCAGCACGGGAATTGGTTTGGAAGTTGTAAAAGAATTTATTGAACTTCACAAAGGGAAAATTGAAGTGGAAAGTGAACTAGGAGAAGGCACAAAATTTAAAGTACTCTTTCCGTTAGGCAATTCTTTTTATAAGAAGAACGAAATTATTGACGAAGTCTTCAATATAGAAAAAAATAAAAATCAATTTTTATCTGACATTCCGGATAATCAAACTCAGGAAGAAGACTTTGCAGAAGAAACAACCGACAGCCCTGCAGAAGATACTGCAAAATCATACACCGTGCTGATTGTAGAGGACAATCCTGAATTAAGAAATTATTTAAAGCAGGAACTCAGCAAATCCTACAAAGTTATTACAGCCGAAAATGGTAAAAAGGGTTATGAGCTTGCTGTACAAAAACTACCCGATTTGATAATTACTGATGTTATTATGCCGGTTATGGATGGGCTGCAGATGTGCAAAAGCATAAAAGGAGATTTAAAAACAAGTCATATTCCGCTCTTAATGCTGTCTGCCAAAGCAATGGTAAAAGACCGCTTAGAGGGCATCGATTCTGGTGCAGATATGTATTTGAGTAAACCATTTGAACTGGATATTCTAAAATCAAGTCTTGCACAGCTTATTACAAGCAGACAACTTATGTTTAAGAAATTCTACAGCGGTATTACCAAACAGGGTAAAGAAAAAACAACAACATTGGATAATGATTTTATTCAAAAAATTCTGCATTTCATTAATGAAAATATCAGCGAACCTGAACTGACTGTAGAACTCCTTTCTTCTAAAATCTATCTAAGCAGAAGCCAGCTGTATCGAAAAATAAAAACCCTGACCGGAGTTTCTGTTAACGAATTTATCAGAAATGTGCGATTGGAAAAAGCAAAACAACTTATTGAGCAAGGCAATAATAACATTAATGAAATCAGTTACAAAGTTGGTTTCACCTCTCCCTCCTATTTTGCCAAATGTTATAAAATTAAATACGGACATTTACCCACTCAAGAAAAAAGAACAAAAGAATAA
- a CDS encoding SusC/RagA family TonB-linked outer membrane protein, protein MQRRTLKKLLCLIVCMWGNFFYAQTVKGKVTSGGNSLPGVSVIVQGTKNGTVTDFDGSFVLNNVEPKALLLFSYVGYKNVTLPADTKSVMQVNLVSDLEKLNEVVVIGYGTSKRKDINGAVSSIKASEIQDKPFTSIDQALVGKAAGVNVTQNSGTPGGGISVQIRGITSINGNEPLYVIDGTPVFADRNNDSFSFSALGGGNGQTKNSALSSLNISDIETIDILKDASATAIYGSNGANGVVLITTKKGKKGKSKFAYETYLGTQEITNTVDVLNLPQYAAYQAKIYKLNGEPVPYQYQKPNLLGNGTNWQDELFRSATMYNHQLSFSGEKEGTRFYTSLNYFDQEGIVLNSDFNRLSMRLNVDSNVKSWLKIGNSLSISKSSQQVVRNDDRGGLVMNALRQSPELPVRSPDGSYAGPTSGLGSSANEATNPIALSEYNNSTTERFKINGNLFADFTLMKGLVFRSELGYDLNFSKNKAFAPKYTLGNVSELLNKSFKQQDQSYYWNIKNYLTYNKTINEKHNFTFLLGQEAQESYYEYLSGYRTGEFLNKDFTNLNIGDIATALNGNGSGRWSMTSYISRLNYSFSDRYSFSASLRADASSNFGPNNKWGYFPSFSGGWTVSNEKFFEPLSNSINYLKFRAGYGLVGNQNIPANRYQTILSLLASPFGGVSPTIDNLGNPNIKWESLKSFNTGFELAMLNNRVKIDFDYYIKNSSDFLTKQINDESNQSALNYYLNTGEIVTKGIELTLNTRNIATENFNWDTTIIFSKYNNELTHFQGQGKSLLGKVQFDLYNVTRTTEGQPVGQFYGYVTDGLFKNAAELAAGPVQETGTGVGDIRFKDLNGDGKIDSKDQTAIGDAIPDFTYAVTNNFRYKNFNLSVVLTGSQGNQIYNFTRHYIDGIYPGFGDRFGNVSTQAMHAFEPGVNENTDVPRITLNDPNGNGRISNRFVEDGSYLRIQNVSLSYDLPNKIFDNSIISKVRLYVNVQNLYTFTKYTGFDPALGNLDQNITLSGIDLGRYPVPRTTSIGVNLEF, encoded by the coding sequence ATGCAGAGAAGAACATTAAAAAAACTATTGTGTTTAATAGTATGTATGTGGGGAAATTTTTTCTACGCTCAAACTGTTAAAGGTAAAGTAACATCTGGAGGAAATAGTCTTCCCGGTGTTAGTGTAATAGTACAAGGAACAAAAAACGGAACCGTAACCGATTTTGACGGGAGTTTTGTATTAAACAATGTAGAACCAAAAGCATTATTGCTTTTTAGTTATGTAGGATATAAAAACGTAACACTGCCGGCAGATACAAAATCAGTTATGCAGGTAAACTTAGTAAGCGATCTGGAAAAATTAAATGAAGTGGTAGTTATTGGGTACGGAACTTCAAAACGAAAAGACATCAACGGTGCCGTTTCGTCTATAAAAGCTTCTGAAATTCAGGACAAACCCTTTACTTCTATCGATCAGGCGCTTGTGGGGAAAGCTGCCGGTGTAAATGTCACTCAAAATTCAGGAACACCAGGAGGAGGAATTTCGGTGCAGATTAGAGGAATTACTTCTATCAACGGAAATGAACCTTTATATGTAATTGATGGCACTCCGGTTTTTGCAGATCGAAACAACGATTCATTTTCATTCAGCGCTTTAGGCGGAGGAAATGGACAAACTAAAAATTCAGCTTTATCCAGCTTAAATATTTCAGATATTGAAACTATCGACATTTTAAAAGATGCATCGGCAACTGCTATTTACGGTTCTAATGGTGCAAATGGTGTGGTTTTGATTACGACCAAAAAAGGGAAAAAAGGAAAATCAAAATTTGCGTACGAAACCTATTTAGGAACTCAGGAAATAACCAACACTGTTGATGTTTTAAACCTGCCGCAGTATGCAGCTTATCAAGCTAAAATTTACAAATTAAACGGAGAACCTGTGCCTTATCAATACCAAAAACCTAATTTATTAGGAAATGGTACCAATTGGCAGGACGAACTTTTTAGATCAGCTACAATGTATAATCATCAGCTTTCATTTTCTGGAGAAAAAGAAGGAACACGTTTTTATACCTCTTTAAATTATTTTGATCAGGAAGGAATCGTTTTAAATTCTGATTTCAACAGATTATCGATGCGTTTAAATGTCGATTCTAATGTAAAATCATGGCTTAAAATCGGCAACAGCTTATCTATAAGCAAATCATCGCAGCAAGTCGTAAGAAACGATGATAGAGGCGGATTAGTAATGAACGCCTTAAGACAATCTCCAGAATTACCTGTTAGAAGCCCTGACGGATCTTATGCAGGTCCAACATCTGGTTTAGGTTCATCTGCAAATGAGGCAACAAACCCAATCGCTTTATCAGAATACAATAATTCAACCACAGAAAGATTCAAAATCAACGGAAATCTATTTGCTGATTTTACCCTGATGAAAGGATTAGTTTTTAGATCTGAACTGGGTTATGATTTAAATTTTTCAAAAAACAAAGCTTTTGCACCGAAATATACGCTGGGAAATGTATCAGAGCTTTTAAATAAATCATTCAAACAACAAGATCAGAGCTATTACTGGAACATTAAAAACTACTTGACCTACAACAAAACAATCAACGAAAAACATAATTTCACATTTTTATTGGGTCAGGAGGCACAAGAAAGTTACTATGAATATTTAAGCGGTTACAGAACGGGTGAATTCCTAAACAAAGATTTCACAAATTTAAATATTGGTGATATTGCTACTGCTTTAAATGGAAATGGTTCTGGACGCTGGTCTATGACATCTTATATTTCGAGGCTGAATTACAGTTTCTCAGATCGTTATTCTTTTTCTGCTTCTTTAAGAGCCGATGCTTCATCAAACTTTGGACCTAATAACAAATGGGGTTATTTCCCTTCATTTTCTGGAGGATGGACAGTAAGTAACGAAAAGTTTTTTGAGCCACTATCAAACAGTATCAATTACTTAAAATTCAGAGCTGGTTATGGTCTTGTAGGAAATCAAAATATTCCGGCAAATAGATATCAAACTATTTTATCGCTGCTGGCATCTCCGTTTGGCGGCGTTTCACCAACTATAGACAATTTAGGAAATCCGAATATAAAATGGGAATCTCTTAAATCTTTCAATACTGGTTTCGAACTGGCAATGCTTAATAACAGAGTAAAAATTGACTTTGATTATTACATTAAAAATTCTTCTGATTTCCTAACCAAACAAATCAATGACGAATCAAATCAAAGTGCCCTTAATTATTATCTAAATACAGGTGAAATTGTAACCAAAGGGATTGAACTTACATTAAACACCAGAAATATTGCTACTGAAAATTTTAACTGGGATACAACGATCATTTTTTCAAAATACAATAATGAACTGACCCATTTTCAAGGTCAGGGTAAATCGCTGTTAGGAAAAGTGCAGTTCGATTTATACAACGTTACCAGAACTACCGAAGGACAACCAGTAGGGCAATTTTATGGATATGTAACAGACGGTTTGTTTAAAAATGCAGCTGAATTAGCAGCAGGACCAGTTCAGGAAACAGGAACAGGAGTTGGAGATATTCGTTTTAAAGATCTTAATGGCGATGGAAAAATAGACAGTAAGGACCAGACAGCCATTGGAGATGCCATTCCTGATTTTACTTATGCTGTTACTAATAATTTTAGATATAAAAACTTCAATTTATCAGTGGTTTTAACCGGAAGTCAGGGCAATCAGATTTACAACTTTACACGTCACTATATTGATGGTATTTATCCGGGATTTGGTGACCGATTTGGTAATGTGAGCACACAGGCCATGCATGCTTTTGAACCTGGAGTTAATGAAAATACCGATGTGCCGAGAATTACCCTTAATGACCCAAATGGTAACGGAAGAATCTCGAACAGATTTGTTGAAGATGGTTCTTATTTAAGAATTCAGAATGTTTCTTTAAGCTACGATTTACCAAATAAGATTTTCGATAATTCTATTATATCTAAAGTAAGGTTGTATGTAAACGTTCAAAATTTATATACGTTCACAAAATATACCGGATTTGACCCAGCTCTTGGAAACCTAGACCAGAATATAACATTAAGCGGTATCGATCTAGGACGTTATCCTGTACCAAGAACCACTTCTATAGGAGTAAATTTAGAATTCTAA
- the bglX gene encoding beta-glucosidase BglX codes for MKKQMKNHHILFIVLICINSYAQSKKYKDTSKSIEDRISLLMKEMTLEEKVGQMNQYNGSWDVTGPKPESGSNEEKYNNIKKGWVGSMLTIRGVKQVRAAQKIAVEESRLGIPLLFGFDVIHGYKTISPIPLAEAASWDLEAIKNSARVAALEASASGLNWTFAPNVDISNDARWGRVMEGAGEDPYLGSKIAVARVNGFQGKNFDNTSIIACAKHFAAYGFVEAGREYNSVDMSTSKLYNTVLPPFKAVSDAGVRTFMNSFNTLNGIPATGNSFLQRDILKGAWGFKGFVVSDWASIGEMVTHGYAADNADAAKKAAIAGSDMDMESNVYITELVQLVKKGQVKESIIDDAVRRILRVKFELGLFENPYKYCDEAREKTDIGSKANNDDVLDMAKKSIVLLKNDKNILPLKKSGVKIALIGALANDKNSPLGSWRIAADDNTAVSVLEGMQQYKDNSLVYEKGTEVALNKQAFVDEVKINTTDFSGFEAAKKAAKEAEVVIMVLGEIGFQSGEARSRTQLDLPGNQQQLLEEVYKVNPNIVLVLNNGRPLALPWAAVHIPAIVEAWQLGTQSGNAVAQVLYGDYNPSGKLPMSFPRNVGQCPIYYNLYNTGRPTDKDQNVFWSHYSDVEKTPLYPFGYGLSYTSFAYKNLKIAKPSFQKGEKIEVSVDVTNTGNFDGKEIVQLYINDPAASIARPVKELKGFELIELKKGETKTVQFILTDNELGFYDNNGKFLVEPGVFNVMAGWNSNDGLTGKFELK; via the coding sequence ATGAAAAAACAAATGAAAAACCACCACATCTTATTTATCGTGCTAATTTGCATAAACAGCTACGCACAATCTAAAAAATATAAGGATACGAGTAAATCAATTGAAGATCGAATTTCACTTTTAATGAAAGAAATGACATTAGAAGAAAAGGTAGGACAAATGAATCAATACAATGGTTCTTGGGATGTAACAGGACCAAAACCAGAATCTGGTTCGAATGAAGAAAAGTACAATAATATAAAAAAAGGATGGGTAGGTTCTATGCTTACAATCCGCGGTGTTAAGCAGGTCAGAGCTGCACAGAAAATTGCCGTTGAAGAAAGCCGTCTTGGGATTCCGCTTCTTTTTGGTTTTGATGTTATACACGGCTATAAAACCATAAGCCCTATTCCGTTGGCCGAAGCCGCCAGCTGGGATTTAGAAGCCATTAAAAATTCAGCACGTGTGGCTGCTCTTGAGGCATCTGCTTCTGGGCTTAACTGGACGTTTGCCCCTAATGTTGATATATCAAATGATGCCCGATGGGGAAGAGTTATGGAAGGTGCCGGTGAAGATCCATATTTAGGAAGTAAAATTGCTGTGGCGAGAGTGAATGGTTTTCAAGGGAAAAATTTTGACAACACTTCAATTATTGCCTGTGCCAAACATTTTGCAGCCTATGGATTTGTAGAAGCAGGCCGCGAATACAACAGTGTAGACATGAGTACTTCTAAATTGTACAATACGGTTTTACCACCTTTTAAAGCAGTGTCTGACGCAGGTGTCCGCACTTTTATGAATTCATTTAATACCTTAAATGGTATTCCTGCTACAGGAAACAGTTTTTTACAAAGAGATATTTTAAAAGGCGCATGGGGATTTAAAGGATTCGTAGTTTCTGATTGGGCTTCCATAGGCGAAATGGTGACACACGGTTACGCTGCCGATAATGCCGATGCGGCTAAAAAAGCAGCAATTGCTGGTTCTGACATGGATATGGAATCGAATGTATATATCACCGAATTAGTTCAGCTGGTAAAAAAAGGACAGGTAAAAGAAAGTATAATTGATGATGCAGTTCGCAGAATTCTTAGAGTTAAATTTGAACTAGGTTTATTTGAAAATCCTTATAAATACTGCGATGAAGCCCGTGAAAAAACCGATATAGGCAGCAAAGCCAATAATGACGATGTTTTAGACATGGCCAAAAAATCAATTGTTTTATTGAAAAATGATAAAAACATACTGCCTTTAAAAAAATCAGGGGTTAAAATTGCTTTAATAGGTGCTTTGGCAAATGATAAAAACAGCCCGTTGGGAAGCTGGAGAATTGCTGCTGATGATAATACCGCAGTATCTGTTCTCGAAGGAATGCAGCAATACAAAGACAATTCATTGGTTTACGAAAAAGGAACTGAAGTTGCTTTAAACAAACAGGCATTTGTAGACGAAGTAAAAATTAATACAACAGATTTTTCTGGATTTGAAGCGGCAAAGAAAGCGGCAAAAGAAGCTGAAGTAGTAATAATGGTTCTGGGTGAAATTGGATTTCAAAGTGGAGAAGCACGCAGCAGAACCCAATTGGATTTACCAGGCAATCAGCAGCAGTTATTAGAAGAAGTGTATAAAGTCAATCCGAATATTGTTTTGGTTTTAAACAATGGACGCCCGCTTGCGTTACCTTGGGCAGCAGTACACATTCCGGCCATTGTTGAGGCATGGCAGTTAGGAACACAATCCGGAAATGCTGTAGCACAGGTTTTATATGGAGATTATAACCCAAGTGGAAAACTTCCAATGTCTTTTCCAAGAAATGTAGGCCAATGCCCTATTTATTACAATTTATACAATACGGGAAGACCAACAGATAAAGATCAAAATGTGTTCTGGTCTCATTATTCTGATGTTGAGAAAACACCATTATATCCTTTTGGTTATGGATTAAGCTATACTTCTTTTGCTTATAAAAATTTAAAAATAGCAAAACCTTCGTTTCAAAAAGGAGAAAAAATTGAAGTTTCTGTTGATGTGACCAATACAGGAAATTTTGACGGAAAAGAGATTGTTCAGCTATATATAAATGATCCCGCTGCCAGTATTGCAAGACCTGTAAAAGAACTAAAAGGTTTTGAACTTATCGAATTAAAAAAGGGAGAAACCAAAACAGTGCAATTTATTTTAACTGATAACGAACTTGGTTTTTACGATAATAACGGTAAATTTTTAGTAGAACCGGGTGTATTTAATGTTATGGCAGGCTGGAATTCTAATGATGGACTTACGGGCAAATTTGAACTAAAATAA